A region of Streptomyces sp. TG1A-60 DNA encodes the following proteins:
- a CDS encoding universal stress protein, with amino-acid sequence MTDRHVVVGVDGSLVAVRALDWAAEEAARRGAALRIVYAVADRDEAGPVLASAASRVHERHPGLPVETRAVEGGAVRVLAGESEGAVLTVVGTRGFGGVSGLLAGSVSWRLAAHAHGPLLVARGDHPRDEGREVLLGLESDADEAAAAYAFQEASRRGARLRVVHSATHRHTTPELPSLVAATSPGQQRQAQSDRAEEAVPRFGIARLREEYPEVEVDSRTVRTGPTHALLAGTREAGVVVIGTRRRVGRLGPPLGPVAHVLLHHSHCPVVLVPTT; translated from the coding sequence ATGACTGACCGCCATGTGGTCGTTGGAGTGGACGGTTCACTGGTCGCCGTACGGGCCTTGGACTGGGCCGCAGAGGAGGCGGCGCGCCGCGGCGCCGCGTTGCGCATCGTGTACGCCGTGGCCGACCGCGACGAGGCCGGGCCGGTTCTGGCGTCGGCCGCCTCGCGGGTCCACGAGCGTCATCCCGGTCTGCCGGTGGAGACCAGGGCCGTGGAGGGCGGCGCTGTGCGGGTGCTGGCAGGGGAGAGCGAGGGCGCGGTCCTCACCGTCGTGGGGACCCGGGGGTTCGGCGGTGTCTCCGGTCTGCTGGCCGGCTCGGTGAGCTGGCGCCTGGCCGCGCACGCGCACGGTCCGCTGCTGGTCGCCCGTGGGGATCACCCTCGCGACGAGGGACGCGAGGTGCTGCTCGGCCTGGAGAGCGACGCCGATGAGGCCGCAGCCGCTTATGCCTTCCAGGAGGCATCCCGGCGTGGGGCCCGGCTGCGCGTCGTGCACTCCGCAACGCACCGGCACACCACGCCCGAACTGCCCTCGCTGGTTGCCGCGACGAGCCCCGGCCAGCAGCGCCAGGCCCAAAGCGACCGGGCGGAAGAAGCCGTGCCGCGCTTCGGCATCGCCCGACTACGGGAGGAGTACCCCGAGGTCGAGGTCGACAGCCGCACGGTCCGCACCGGCCCGACCCACGCCCTGCTGGCGGGTACCCGCGAGGCCGGCGTGGTGGTCATCGGCACGCGCCGGCGCGTGGGCCGGCTCGGTCCACCGCTCGGCCCGGTCGCGCATGTCCTGTTGCACCACTCCCACTGCCCCGTGGTGCTGGTGCCGACGACCTGA
- a CDS encoding pyridoxamine 5'-phosphate oxidase family protein, giving the protein MRAKVPIGRIVFTRRALPAVLPVNFSLDGDGAVLLRTSAASELVRAIDGAVVAFEADEVDAARHSGWSVVVTGSATVVTDPAEHERLARTGPVSWVPAPQEVFVRIESELVTGRELVGGRTLYGVDLTA; this is encoded by the coding sequence ATGCGCGCCAAGGTGCCTATCGGCCGTATCGTCTTCACGCGCCGCGCCCTGCCCGCCGTGCTGCCGGTCAACTTCAGCCTGGACGGCGACGGCGCGGTCCTGCTGCGCACCTCCGCAGCCTCGGAACTGGTCCGCGCGATCGACGGCGCGGTGGTCGCCTTTGAGGCGGACGAGGTCGACGCGGCCCGGCATTCCGGCTGGAGCGTTGTCGTCACCGGGTCGGCCACGGTGGTGACCGACCCGGCCGAACACGAACGTCTGGCCCGCACCGGCCCGGTCTCCTGGGTGCCCGCGCCGCAGGAGGTCTTCGTCCGTATCGAGTCCGAACTGGTCACCGGCCGTGAGCTCGTCGGTGGACGCACCCTGTACGGGGTGGACCTCACTGCCTGA
- a CDS encoding cyclic nucleotide-binding domain-containing protein, which translates to MNAPATASMLQALPAEHRHRLMHFAREVSFPQGTRLFEEGAKADRFWIIRTGNVALDMRVPGRRAAVIETLGHNELIGWSWLFAPHSWHLGAEATSPVRAYEFDATTIRSMCKDDPALGASVAQWVGGVLAHRLRSARTRLLDLYAPYGSGSLL; encoded by the coding sequence ATGAACGCTCCCGCGACGGCCAGCATGCTGCAGGCACTGCCGGCCGAGCACCGCCATCGGCTGATGCACTTCGCCCGGGAGGTGTCGTTTCCGCAAGGCACCCGCCTCTTCGAGGAAGGCGCCAAGGCGGATCGGTTCTGGATCATCCGTACCGGCAATGTCGCCCTCGACATGCGCGTGCCCGGCCGCCGCGCGGCCGTCATCGAGACCCTCGGGCACAACGAACTCATCGGCTGGTCCTGGCTGTTCGCCCCGCACAGCTGGCACCTGGGCGCCGAGGCGACCAGCCCGGTGCGCGCCTACGAGTTCGACGCCACCACGATCCGGTCGATGTGCAAGGACGACCCCGCGCTCGGCGCGAGCGTCGCCCAGTGGGTGGGCGGTGTCCTCGCCCACCGCCTGCGCTCGGCCCGCACCCGGCTGCTGGACCTGTACGCCCCCTACGGCAGCGGCAGCCTCCTGTGA
- a CDS encoding CBS domain-containing protein — protein MHGTPHIVSDVMTHTVAAIGRAASFKEIVRMMQDWKVSALPVLEGEGRVVGVVSEADLLPKEEFRDSDPDRYTQLRRLSDLAKAGAVTAGELMTSPALTVHANATLAQAARTMAHAKVKRLPVVDDVGMLQGIVSRADLLKVFLREDEEIAEEVRREVVSYLFPASTSAALVTVRDGVVTLSGRIRDTSLVPVAARLIRAVEGVVDVDFDVSEHGRSSKATPDQSSHSEDASPS, from the coding sequence ATGCACGGCACCCCGCACATCGTCAGCGACGTGATGACCCACACTGTCGCCGCCATCGGCCGTGCCGCCTCCTTCAAGGAGATCGTGCGGATGATGCAGGACTGGAAGGTCAGCGCCCTTCCCGTCCTGGAGGGCGAGGGCCGGGTTGTCGGGGTCGTCTCCGAGGCGGACCTGCTGCCCAAGGAGGAGTTCCGCGACAGTGACCCCGACCGGTACACCCAGCTGCGCCGCCTGTCCGACCTGGCGAAGGCCGGCGCTGTGACCGCCGGGGAGCTGATGACCTCTCCGGCCCTCACCGTCCACGCGAACGCAACGCTCGCCCAGGCCGCGCGGACCATGGCGCACGCGAAGGTCAAACGGCTGCCCGTCGTCGACGACGTAGGCATGCTGCAGGGCATCGTCAGCCGCGCCGACCTGCTGAAGGTGTTCCTGCGCGAGGACGAGGAGATCGCGGAGGAGGTCCGCCGGGAGGTGGTGTCGTACCTCTTCCCCGCGTCGACGTCAGCCGCACTCGTGACGGTGCGGGACGGGGTCGTGACGCTCAGCGGCCGCATCCGGGACACGTCCCTGGTCCCCGTGGCGGCGCGTCTGATCCGGGCTGTTGAGGGGGTCGTGGACGTGGACTTCGACGTCTCCGAGCACGGCCGTTCCTCAAAGGCGACCCCTGACCAGTCGAGTCACAGCGAGGACGCCTCACCGTCGTGA
- a CDS encoding universal stress protein, with product MSRNVTVGLDGSTESRAAAEWAAREAKLRGLPLRLVHVWEPVPEPMAQAPLLGAETHQHWSERSETGVPPAEGWGRIPRETAEGLRLRHPGVHVDMEQILGQPAEALTEAAKDAELLVLGSRGMSGIGGFLVGSVGQAVVAHAEQPVVLVRAGEQSADGHAMDPSAIPSAAALSGPVVLGLDTDSPDDTLLTFAFEAAARRVTPLRVVHAWNLPHHFAYGLPADPELNAMLGKQDAATLAEVLHRWKEKYPAVKVIHESRSGSAAVQLVDASREASLVVVGRRIRRSPLGAHIGPVTHAVLHHATAPVAVVAHD from the coding sequence ATGTCCCGCAACGTCACCGTGGGCCTCGACGGCTCGACCGAGAGCCGTGCCGCTGCCGAGTGGGCGGCGCGCGAGGCGAAGCTGCGCGGCCTGCCGCTGCGGCTGGTGCACGTCTGGGAGCCCGTCCCGGAGCCCATGGCGCAAGCCCCGCTCCTGGGCGCCGAGACGCATCAGCACTGGAGCGAGCGAAGCGAGACGGGGGTACCCCCGGCCGAAGGCTGGGGGAGGATTCCGCGCGAGACGGCCGAGGGACTCCGCCTGCGCCACCCCGGCGTGCACGTGGACATGGAGCAGATTCTCGGCCAGCCCGCCGAGGCGCTGACGGAGGCGGCGAAGGACGCCGAGCTGCTGGTCCTCGGCTCCCGAGGGATGAGCGGCATCGGAGGATTCCTCGTCGGCTCCGTGGGCCAGGCCGTCGTGGCGCACGCCGAGCAGCCGGTGGTCCTCGTCCGGGCGGGGGAGCAGTCCGCGGACGGGCATGCCATGGATCCGTCCGCAATCCCGTCCGCTGCGGCCCTGTCCGGGCCCGTCGTCCTCGGGCTCGACACCGACAGCCCCGACGACACGCTGCTCACCTTCGCCTTCGAGGCGGCCGCCCGCCGTGTCACTCCCCTGCGGGTCGTCCACGCCTGGAACCTTCCGCACCACTTCGCCTACGGCCTGCCCGCCGACCCCGAGCTCAACGCCATGCTGGGCAAGCAGGACGCTGCCACGCTGGCCGAGGTGCTGCACCGCTGGAAGGAGAAGTACCCGGCCGTCAAGGTCATCCACGAGTCCCGTTCCGGCAGTGCCGCCGTCCAGCTGGTCGACGCCTCCCGGGAGGCGTCCCTGGTCGTCGTGGGCCGGCGGATCCGCCGTAGCCCGCTCGGCGCCCACATCGGCCCTGTCACGCACGCGGTACTGCACCACGCTACCGCCCCCGTCGCCGTCGTCGCGCACGACTGA
- a CDS encoding urease subunit beta, with product MFNEHLQGDKKTIKVRNTSDRPIQVGSHYHFAEANPGLEVVENPAGTSVTNQPLKDCPEAKGRRLNIAAGTSVRFEPGDVCCVELVKIEGDAKKDTRKIQGLRKGIVR from the coding sequence GTGTTCAACGAGCACCTGCAGGGCGACAAGAAGACGATCAAAGTCAGGAACACGTCCGACCGCCCCATCCAGGTCGGCTCCCACTACCACTTCGCCGAAGCCAACCCCGGCCTTGAGGTGGTCGAGAACCCCGCTGGCACGTCCGTGACCAACCAGCCGCTCAAGGACTGCCCTGAGGCGAAGGGGCGCCGGCTCAACATCGCCGCCGGCACATCCGTGAGGTTCGAACCAGGAGATGTGTGCTGCGTTGAACTGGTGAAGATCGAGGGCGACGCCAAGAAGGACACCCGCAAGATCCAGGGACTACGCAAGGGGATCGTCCGATGA
- a CDS encoding urease subunit alpha, with product MSSQPGQTGQQRQSNVLKRADYATLYGPTTRDRVRLADTDLTVEIEADWSGGPENSGNEMIFGGGKVIRESMGMSHIPRDGGGKKGRVPMDTVITGALILDWWGVVKADVGIRDGKVHAIGKAYNPETMDPVSAFEKSAREQAGEQLPVTATNFVVGPSTEVVSGNGRILTAGGVDTHVHFICPGEIHEALASGVTTLIGGGTGPAEGSTATTVTPGEWHITRLFEALDEYPVNIGLLGKGSTMNAEALNEQVDAGVIGFKIHEDWGATPAVIDKALAVCEKRKIQLALHADSLNESGFLESTKAAFKKRSIHIFHIEGAGGGHAPDMIELVKEPNVLPASTNPTRPFTVNTVKEHVDMMVVCHHLNPDIAADMAFADSRIRPSTMAAEDLLHDMGAISMMSSDAQAMGRIGEMIMRTWQTAHVMKCRYGPLPEDLRSAKVRTIRKDNKDKKHSFNEDRLTPNDNYRARRYVAKYTVNPSITHGIAGHVGSVEPGRLADLVLWEPKFFGVKTHMVLKGGQLAYAQVGDANASITTPQPYLPRPVWGSTGRAPGSNSVNFAAPGVADRLNTRFVITQDSSKKVTDAKTEGLGLRKRFVEIADTRHVKKTDMKLNDTVPESLEVDHNSFEVTIGGATTSDARTELNGVTVPRSYVSEVPLAQRYFLF from the coding sequence ATGAGTAGCCAGCCGGGGCAGACGGGCCAGCAGAGGCAGAGCAATGTGCTGAAGCGGGCGGACTACGCCACTCTGTACGGGCCCACCACCAGGGACCGGGTCCGCCTGGCCGACACCGATCTCACCGTCGAGATCGAAGCTGACTGGAGCGGCGGACCGGAGAACAGCGGCAACGAGATGATCTTCGGTGGCGGGAAGGTGATCCGGGAGTCGATGGGCATGTCCCACATCCCGAGGGACGGGGGCGGCAAAAAGGGTCGCGTTCCCATGGACACGGTCATCACGGGGGCGCTGATCCTCGACTGGTGGGGCGTGGTCAAGGCCGACGTCGGCATCAGAGATGGCAAAGTTCATGCCATCGGCAAGGCGTACAACCCCGAGACGATGGACCCGGTCTCGGCGTTCGAGAAATCCGCTCGTGAACAGGCCGGCGAGCAGCTGCCGGTGACGGCGACGAACTTCGTGGTCGGCCCGAGCACCGAGGTCGTCTCCGGCAACGGCCGGATCCTCACGGCGGGTGGTGTGGACACCCACGTCCACTTCATCTGCCCCGGGGAGATCCACGAGGCCCTGGCCTCGGGCGTGACCACGCTCATCGGCGGCGGCACCGGCCCCGCTGAGGGCAGCACGGCGACCACCGTGACCCCGGGCGAGTGGCACATCACCCGACTCTTCGAGGCTCTGGACGAGTACCCGGTCAACATCGGTCTGCTCGGCAAGGGCAGCACGATGAACGCTGAGGCCCTGAACGAGCAGGTGGACGCGGGTGTCATCGGCTTCAAGATTCACGAGGACTGGGGTGCCACGCCCGCGGTGATCGACAAGGCGCTGGCAGTCTGTGAGAAGCGCAAGATCCAGCTCGCCCTGCACGCCGACTCGCTCAACGAGTCCGGCTTCCTGGAAAGCACCAAGGCCGCTTTCAAGAAGCGATCCATCCACATCTTTCATATCGAGGGCGCCGGAGGAGGCCACGCCCCGGACATGATCGAGCTGGTCAAAGAGCCGAACGTACTGCCCGCCTCGACCAACCCCACCCGGCCCTTCACGGTGAACACCGTCAAGGAGCACGTCGACATGATGGTCGTCTGCCACCACCTCAACCCGGACATCGCGGCGGACATGGCCTTCGCGGATTCCCGCATCCGGCCCTCCACCATGGCGGCGGAGGACCTCCTGCACGACATGGGCGCCATCTCGATGATGTCCTCGGATGCCCAGGCGATGGGGCGCATCGGTGAGATGATCATGCGTACCTGGCAGACCGCGCACGTCATGAAGTGCCGCTACGGCCCACTGCCCGAAGACCTGCGGAGCGCGAAAGTCCGAACGATCCGCAAAGACAACAAGGACAAGAAGCACTCCTTCAACGAGGACAGGCTGACGCCGAACGACAACTACCGGGCGCGCCGGTACGTCGCCAAGTACACGGTCAACCCGTCGATCACGCACGGAATCGCCGGTCACGTCGGTTCCGTGGAGCCGGGGAGGCTGGCGGACCTGGTGCTGTGGGAGCCGAAGTTCTTCGGCGTCAAGACGCATATGGTCCTCAAGGGCGGCCAGCTCGCCTACGCGCAGGTCGGCGACGCCAATGCATCGATCACGACGCCGCAGCCTTACCTGCCGCGGCCCGTGTGGGGGTCCACCGGCCGCGCCCCGGGGAGTAACTCGGTGAACTTCGCGGCACCGGGCGTGGCCGACAGGCTGAACACCCGATTCGTCATCACCCAGGACAGCAGCAAGAAGGTCACGGACGCGAAGACGGAGGGGCTCGGACTCCGCAAGAGGTTCGTCGAGATTGCCGACACCCGGCACGTCAAGAAGACCGACATGAAGCTGAACGACACGGTGCCCGAAAGCCTCGAAGTCGACCACAACAGCTTCGAGGTCACCATCGGCGGTGCGACGACGAGCGACGCCCGCACGGAACTCAACGGTGTGACCGTACCGCGCTCCTACGTCAGCGAAGTCCCGCTGGCACAGCGGTACTTCCTCTTCTGA
- a CDS encoding urease accessory UreF family protein → MSRAALLLLADGRFPAGGHAHSGGVEAAVAHGAVHGIASLEAFCRGRLHTTGLTTAGLAAAAAGGHDPLLLDEAADARTPVPALRAVALRLGRQMMRAARATFPSAELEHLAAARPQGAHQPIVLGLAARAAGLDPVDAAYAAAYESIGGPATAAVRLLSLNPLDASGLLARLGPETDDVASAAADAATLALTEGIDALPSASSPLLDITAEQHAAWTVRLFAS, encoded by the coding sequence ATGAGTCGCGCAGCCCTGCTCCTTCTGGCCGACGGCCGTTTTCCCGCCGGTGGGCACGCCCACTCCGGCGGCGTCGAGGCCGCGGTCGCCCACGGAGCCGTCCACGGCATCGCCAGCCTGGAGGCGTTCTGCCGCGGGCGTCTGCACACCACTGGTCTGACGACGGCTGGGCTGGCCGCGGCCGCCGCTGGCGGACACGATCCGCTGCTGCTTGATGAGGCCGCCGATGCCCGCACCCCCGTCCCCGCACTGCGTGCCGTCGCCCTCAGGCTCGGCCGGCAGATGATGCGGGCGGCTCGTGCCACCTTCCCTTCGGCCGAACTCGAGCACCTGGCCGCCGCGCGACCCCAGGGCGCTCACCAGCCCATCGTCCTGGGGCTCGCCGCCCGCGCCGCCGGGCTCGACCCGGTGGATGCCGCCTATGCGGCCGCGTACGAGAGCATCGGTGGCCCGGCCACCGCAGCCGTGCGCCTGCTGAGCCTCAACCCGCTCGACGCCTCGGGGCTGCTGGCCCGCCTCGGTCCGGAAACCGACGACGTCGCGTCGGCCGCGGCCGACGCTGCGACCCTCGCCCTGACCGAGGGCATCGACGCCCTGCCGTCGGCCTCCTCACCCCTGCTGGACATCACCGCGGAGCAGCATGCCGCCTGGACCGTCCGGCTCTTCGCCTCCTGA
- the ureG gene encoding urease accessory protein UreG, translated as MHLDHSLPHQHIPSASATRPDGSRRALRVGLGGPVGSGKTATVAALCRTLRDRWCIAAVTNDIYTREDAEYLLREAVLPPERITAVETGACPHTAIRDDISANLEAVEHLEETLHPLDLVLVESGGDNLTATFSKGLVDVQIFVIDVASGDDIPRKGGPGITTADLLLVNKTDLAPYVGADLDAMAVDAKRQRGDLPVIFTDLTSDDGIHEVAEWLTGHLTRWRAGATV; from the coding sequence ATGCACCTCGACCACTCTCTGCCTCACCAGCACATCCCCAGCGCTTCGGCGACCCGGCCTGACGGCAGCCGTCGCGCCCTGCGCGTCGGCCTGGGCGGGCCTGTCGGCTCCGGCAAGACCGCGACCGTCGCCGCGCTCTGCCGCACGCTGCGCGACCGCTGGTGCATCGCCGCTGTCACCAATGACATCTACACCCGCGAGGACGCCGAGTACCTGCTGCGCGAAGCCGTCCTGCCGCCCGAACGGATCACCGCCGTCGAGACCGGCGCCTGCCCGCACACCGCGATCCGCGACGACATCTCCGCCAACCTGGAAGCCGTCGAGCACCTGGAAGAGACCCTCCACCCCCTCGACCTTGTGCTCGTCGAGTCCGGTGGTGACAACCTGACCGCCACCTTCTCCAAGGGCCTCGTCGACGTACAGATTTTCGTCATTGACGTGGCCAGCGGCGACGACATCCCCCGCAAGGGCGGCCCCGGCATCACCACCGCCGACCTCCTCCTCGTCAACAAGACCGACCTCGCCCCGTACGTCGGCGCCGACCTGGACGCCATGGCCGTCGACGCGAAACGACAGCGCGGCGACCTTCCCGTCATCTTCACCGACCTCACCTCCGACGACGGCATCCACGAAGTCGCCGAGTGGTTGACCGGCCACCTCACCCGGTGGCGCGCCGGGGCAACTGTATGA
- a CDS encoding urease accessory protein UreD codes for MSPATRLASARATSDVSSPPPGAQEPTGHPDGVRATARIRAAHNGRATTLPQLRSDGPFHLRRLRTGGNAARVGIIGAMSAPLGGDRLSLDITAEDRAELEVTTAAATLALRGPTTAPATYDVRLSVAEHAILRWLPQPLISSASSNLRQTCTVELDATARLVLREEQLLGRAGEEPGRLVSRILVRRAGRTLLDQHTAYGSPEPGWDGPAVLNGNRAVGQLLLVGPGVNARADPVLLREGSKDGCALLAPLAEGPALLATAVAPTSSVLRELLDEAHAHALGRQRGRSGA; via the coding sequence ATGAGCCCCGCCACCCGACTTGCCTCCGCCCGAGCCACGTCCGACGTCAGCAGTCCCCCACCTGGCGCACAGGAGCCGACCGGCCACCCAGACGGTGTACGTGCCACGGCCCGGATCCGCGCCGCGCACAACGGACGCGCCACCACCCTCCCGCAGCTGCGCAGCGACGGCCCCTTCCACCTGCGGCGCCTGCGCACAGGCGGCAACGCCGCCAGGGTGGGGATCATCGGCGCGATGAGCGCCCCGCTCGGCGGCGACCGGCTGTCCCTCGACATCACCGCCGAGGACCGGGCCGAACTGGAGGTCACCACGGCCGCCGCCACACTCGCTCTGCGCGGCCCCACCACCGCCCCGGCCACCTACGACGTACGGCTCTCCGTCGCAGAGCACGCCATCCTGCGCTGGCTGCCGCAGCCGCTGATCAGCTCCGCGAGCAGCAACCTGCGCCAGACCTGCACCGTTGAACTCGACGCCACAGCACGGCTGGTACTGCGGGAAGAGCAACTCCTGGGCCGGGCCGGCGAAGAGCCCGGCCGCCTCGTCAGCCGGATCCTGGTCCGCCGCGCCGGACGCACGCTGCTCGACCAGCACACGGCGTACGGCAGCCCGGAGCCAGGCTGGGACGGCCCGGCCGTCCTGAACGGCAATCGCGCCGTCGGCCAGCTTCTGCTCGTCGGACCCGGCGTGAACGCCCGCGCGGACCCCGTCCTGCTCCGAGAGGGCTCCAAGGACGGGTGCGCCCTCCTCGCGCCGCTGGCCGAGGGGCCGGCTCTGCTCGCCACAGCCGTGGCACCGACCTCGTCGGTACTGCGCGAGCTCCTCGACGAGGCGCACGCGCATGCCCTCGGAAGGCAACGTGGCCGGTCCGGGGCGTGA
- a CDS encoding transposase family protein: MYHRTNLTMRQLAPLFGVSPATVCRLIQRLSPLLALDLAGPPGRAPNACGSWTAPSYRCGAARPARPRLRGCLTWQVLRASCGSSGQWPWPGFGSSGRCGPRTGS; the protein is encoded by the coding sequence GTGTATCACCGCACGAACCTGACCATGCGGCAGCTCGCCCCGCTGTTCGGCGTCTCGCCGGCGACCGTGTGCCGGTTGATCCAGCGGCTCAGCCCACTGCTCGCGCTGGACCTGGCCGGGCCTCCCGGGAGAGCGCCGAACGCCTGTGGATCGTGGACGGCACCCTCGTACCGGTGCGGGGCCGCAAGGCCAGCGCGTCCTCGCCTAAGAGGTTGTCTCACGTGGCAAGTTCTGCGAGCTTCTTGCGGCAGCTCAGGACAGTGGCCATGGCCGGGCTTCGGCTCTTCCGGTCGTTGCGGTCCACGTACGGGATCTTGA
- a CDS encoding DinB family protein — MIDEFAKDTLHGRLRRDRKALLWKLDGLSEYDARRPLTATGTNLLGLVKHVASVEARYFGEVFDRPSPEPLPRWQDHDGSDLWATADETRDQIIESYRRTWEHSDATINELPLDAPGHVPWWPEPYLNTNLFAILVHVLGETNRHAGHADILREDVDGRTGMRPEHEMQIDEEARDAYCAKIEQAARSAASVKA, encoded by the coding sequence ATGATCGATGAATTCGCCAAGGACACCCTGCACGGGAGACTGCGGCGGGACCGCAAGGCGCTGCTCTGGAAGCTCGATGGCTTGTCCGAATACGACGCCCGCCGACCATTGACAGCGACCGGGACCAACCTCCTCGGCCTGGTCAAACACGTGGCCAGCGTCGAGGCCAGGTACTTCGGCGAGGTCTTCGACCGCCCTTCCCCGGAACCGCTGCCTCGGTGGCAGGACCATGACGGCAGCGATCTGTGGGCGACTGCGGACGAGACCCGCGATCAGATTATCGAGTCCTACCGGCGCACGTGGGAACACTCAGACGCGACGATCAACGAGCTTCCCCTCGACGCCCCCGGCCACGTGCCGTGGTGGCCGGAGCCTTATCTCAACACGAACCTGTTCGCCATCCTGGTCCACGTCCTCGGCGAGACCAACCGGCATGCCGGGCACGCCGACATCCTGCGCGAAGACGTCGATGGCCGAACCGGGATGCGGCCCGAACACGAGATGCAGATCGATGAGGAAGCCCGCGACGCCTACTGCGCGAAGATCGAGCAGGCCGCCAGATCGGCCGCATCGGTCAAGGCATAG
- a CDS encoding transposase, translating into MGADLSKRLVPDELWELVAPLLPTFAARPQGGGTAPRDERAVFTAVVYVLTSGCAWRHLPPTFGTSSATAHRRFTVWTGVGLWRWLHRAVLDELGARGEVDCEGPHVFRTGL; encoded by the coding sequence GTGGGTGCTGATCTGTCGAAGCGTCTGGTTCCTGATGAGCTCTGGGAGCTGGTCGCCCCGTTACTGCCGACGTTCGCGGCTCGACCGCAAGGTGGCGGGACCGCTCCGCGTGACGAGCGGGCCGTGTTCACCGCAGTGGTGTACGTGCTGACCAGCGGCTGTGCCTGGCGTCATCTGCCGCCGACGTTCGGCACGTCCTCCGCCACCGCGCATCGCCGCTTCACGGTATGGACCGGGGTCGGCCTGTGGCGTTGGCTGCATCGGGCGGTGCTGGACGAACTCGGAGCCCGGGGCGAGGTGGACTGTGAGGGGCCTCACGTTTTCCGGACAGGCTTATGA
- a CDS encoding IS3 family transposase (programmed frameshift), whose protein sequence is MAPPSKYSPEFREEAVQIALRSSKTISEVARELELNSETLRGWVKKYQKQQEPAPDAELTVNERARLKELERRNRELEMEVTFLKKAAGVLREGSPVASKYEFIDEMRLDTEKYAYSVEFMCGRLGVSRSGYYDWRSRPESATAQRREELKLLIEKAFDMSDSTYGHRRIQAQLHRWGVAAGVELVRRLMRELGLVPCLPRPKRFNLTQAAAGQVPDLVGRDFTADAPGEKLVGDITYIATGEGWLYLATVIDCCTKEVIGYAMDDHYQTSLISRAIRNAARNRNLSAGATFHSDRGSNYMSAEFGKTLDRFGFRRSAGRTGICFDNAMAESFFGALKNERVSRVTYLTREDARQDITRYIEFWYNRKRLHSAVGYRPPREVHAEYEKLRIAA, encoded by the exons GTGGCGCCACCCAGTAAGTACTCGCCGGAGTTCCGCGAGGAAGCCGTCCAGATCGCGTTGAGGTCAAGCAAGACGATCTCCGAAGTCGCCCGGGAGCTTGAGCTGAACTCGGAGACGCTACGCGGCTGGGTGAAGAAGTACCAGAAGCAGCAGGAACCGGCCCCCGACGCGGAACTGACGGTGAACGAGCGAGCGCGCCTGAAGGAACTCGAACGACGCAACCGCGAGCTGGAGATGGAAGTTACCTTCCTGAAAAAAGCCGCAG GCGTACTTCGCGAAGGATCCCCGGTAGCAAGCAAGTACGAGTTCATCGACGAGATGCGGCTCGACACCGAGAAGTACGCATACAGCGTCGAGTTCATGTGCGGCCGACTCGGCGTCTCCAGATCCGGCTACTACGACTGGCGATCCCGCCCGGAATCCGCGACAGCTCAGCGGCGCGAAGAACTGAAATTGCTCATCGAGAAAGCCTTCGACATGTCCGACAGCACCTACGGGCACCGGCGCATCCAGGCCCAGCTGCACCGCTGGGGCGTCGCCGCGGGCGTGGAGTTGGTCCGCCGCCTCATGCGCGAACTGGGCCTGGTGCCCTGCCTGCCACGGCCGAAGAGGTTCAACCTCACTCAGGCTGCGGCCGGCCAGGTGCCGGACCTCGTCGGCCGCGACTTCACCGCGGATGCGCCCGGTGAAAAGCTCGTCGGTGACATTACTTATATCGCGACAGGGGAAGGCTGGCTGTACCTCGCAACGGTCATCGACTGCTGCACGAAAGAAGTGATCGGTTACGCGATGGACGACCACTACCAAACCTCACTGATATCCAGGGCGATCCGTAACGCGGCACGGAACAGGAACCTCTCGGCCGGCGCGACATTTCACTCGGATCGCGGAAGTAACTACATGTCAGCCGAGTTCGGGAAGACGCTCGACCGGTTCGGGTTCCGCAGATCTGCCGGCCGCACCGGAATCTGTTTCGACAACGCCATGGCCGAATCATTCTTCGGCGCCCTGAAGAACGAGCGCGTATCAAGGGTGACTTACCTGACCCGCGAGGACGCCCGGCAGGACATCACTCGCTACATCGAATTCTGGTACAATCGCAAACGCCTCCACTCGGCGGTGGGTTACCGCCCTCCGCGCGAAGTCCACGCCGAGTATGAGAAGTTGCGAATCGCCGCGTGA